The window AGCCCTATGGCGGAGGGGGTGTTAAAAAATCGAATTCCTATTCACTTGAAGGATGACATGGTTGTTCAATCTGCAGGGGTTGGGACCTGGAACGGAGCGCCCGCTACGGAATTGGCAATTCAGGTTTGTAAAGAAGCACAAATAGATATTGCTGACCATCAGTCACAAATCATCGAACCCGAAATAATTGAGGAAGCCAATCTTATTTTTGCTCTTGACCAAGGCCATTTTTCTACTTTGAGGCGTTATTTTCCTGATTCCATGGATCATATTTATTTGCTCAAAGAATATAAAAACCGTGATATTTCCAAACCTGACATATCAGATCCAATTGGTGAAAGTTATGATTTTTACAAAATAATATTTGAAGAAATTGATCAGGAAATTAACAGGATAGTACCAATTATTATTGAACATGCGGAAGCTTTTTTAAAACCATCACTGGATAAATCCTAGTGAATTACAAAAATATAACATCAATTATTGTATTATTGAACTTGTTTTTACTTGTTGAAGGTGA is drawn from candidate division KSB1 bacterium and contains these coding sequences:
- a CDS encoding low molecular weight protein arginine phosphatase; this translates as MAEGVLKNRIPIHLKDDMVVQSAGVGTWNGAPATELAIQVCKEAQIDIADHQSQIIEPEIIEEANLIFALDQGHFSTLRRYFPDSMDHIYLLKEYKNRDISKPDISDPIGESYDFYKIIFEEIDQEINRIVPIIIEHAEAFLKPSLDKS